The proteins below are encoded in one region of Peromyscus eremicus chromosome 10, PerEre_H2_v1, whole genome shotgun sequence:
- the Pnpt1 gene encoding polyribonucleotide nucleotidyltransferase 1, mitochondrial: MAACRQCCSYLRLRPLGCGPLRPLGRPGRSRALTSSQVRELWSSSGSRAVAVDLGHRKLEISSGKLARFADGCAVVQSGDTAVMVTAVSKTKPSPSQFMPLVVDYRQKAAAAGRIPTNYLRREIGSSDKEILTSRIIDRSIRPLFPAGYFYDTQVICNLLAVDGINEPDILAINGASVALSLSDIPWNGPIGAVRIGMIDGECVVNPTRKEMSSSTLNLVVAGAPKSQIVMLEASAENVLQQDFCHAVKVGVKHTQQIIQGIQQLVKEIGVAKRTPQKIFTPSPEIVKYAHKIAMEKLYAVFTDYEHDKISRDEAVNKIRLDTEEQLKEKFPEVDQFEIIESFNVVAKEVFRSIILNEYKRCDGRDLTSLRNINCEVDMFKTLHGSALFQRGQTQRHWSNGLEVGQEIQVKYFGRDPADGRMRLSRKVLQSPAITAVKTLSDRSSIVMGEPVPQSSSNSSP, from the exons ATGGCGGCCTGCAGGCAGTGCTGCTCTTACTTGCGGCTCCGGCCGCTGGGCTGCGGTCCTCTCCGTCCCCTCGGCCGGCCCGGGCGGAGTCGGGCACTCACCTCCTCGCAGGTGCGAGAGCTGTGGAGCAGCTCCGGGTCCCGAGCGGTGGCTGTGGACCTGGGCCACAG aaaattagAAATATCCTCTGGAAAACTGGCAAGATTTGCAGATGGCTGTGCTGTGGTACAG TCAGGTGATACTGCAGTAATGGTCACAGCGGTCAGTAAAACAAAACCCTCGCCTTCCCAGTTCATGCCCCTGGTG GTTGACTACAGACAGAAGGCTGCTGCAGCAGGAAGAATCCCAACAAACTACCTTAGAAGAGAGATTGGCTCTTCTGACAAGGAAATTCTTACAAGTCGAATAATAG ATCGTTCAATTCGACCTCTCTTTCCAGCTGGCTATTTTTATGATACTCAG GTGATTTGTAATCTGCTAGCAGTAGATGGCATCAATGAACCTGATATCCTGGCAATTAATGGTG cTTCCGTAGCTCTCTCCTTATCAGACATTCCTTGGAATGGACCTATTG GGGCAGTACGAATAGGAATGATTGATGGAGAATGTGTTGTTAACCCAACAAGGAAAGAAATGTCTTCTAGTACTTTAAATTTAGTGGTTGCTGGAGCACCTAAAAGCCAAATtg TCATGTTGGAAGCCTCCGCAGAAAATGTTCTCCAGCAGGACTTTTGTCATGCTGTTAAAGTGGGAGTGAAGCATACCCAGCAGATAATTCAGGGCATCCAGCAGTTGGTAAAAGAGATTGGTGTTGCCAAGAGGACACCCCAGAAGATATTCACCCCTTCACCAGAGATTGTGAAATATGCTCATAA AATCGCCATGGAGAAACTCTATGCAGTTTTTACGGATTATGAACATGATAAA ATTTCTAGAGATGAAGCTGTTAACAAGATAAGACTAGATACAGAGGAGCAACTAAAGg AAAAATTTCCAGAGGTCGACCAATTTGAAATAATAGAATCCTTCAATGTTGTTGCAAAGGAGGTTTTCAGAAGTATTATTTTGAATGAATACAAAAG GTGTGATGGACGGGATTTGACTTCACTTAGGAATATAAATTGTGAGGTAGATATGTTTAAAACACTTCATGGATCAGCATTATTTCAGAGGGGACAGACACAG AGACACTGGAGTAATG GATTAGAAGTTGGCCAAGAAATTCAG GTCAAATATTTTGGCCGTGATCCAGCTGATGGAAGAATGAGGCTTTCTCGAAAAGTACTTCAGTCTCCAGCTATAACTGCTGTCAAGACTCTGAGTGACAGAAGCAGCATTGTAATGGGAGAGCCTGTTCCCCAGTCATCGTCGAACTCTTCCCCTTGA